A portion of the Deltaproteobacteria bacterium genome contains these proteins:
- a CDS encoding translocation/assembly module TamB domain-containing protein → MNIKRAIGWTVGGLAAAVLILTALYAILQTPSAKKVICSTLSGLLSSKPHAEVQIEGLQGRIPSDVRIERISLGDEQGPWCVFHDIHLEWSPLDLLWGRVRIEALEAARVEIFRKPSKSETKEEQKALDPFSVMDDLSLVTVERFNIAEIHLHQAVLNEEGVFKVEGEFPGARAKTGTVGSLQVRRIDPGSDTLLKWTVEGTDRPRVFNTSLTFEESPGGWVSTLLGLEKNESLSLMLRGSGGPDVWNGDLRASFGKFGSIESEVNASLEPVFSVSTEGSTIPGQSIIPSDLKVLIGPEIRFSAEARLEPDRAELIHRAQFDIDAGRLSLDGEFQYRTHELHTNASLSVDDLNVIQPLLQVPISGSLTARTRVEGFLSASVADISVRATDVKIGDAGIHDFETDFRLRSLIPSDRAGRGIRIVGKGLAEGLTGSLESPLLLDSVEWQWGADVRSGREVLLDFLSIKSRNHSVQLAGTIDPSEPSGSIVGVGRVENLETLSGWLGIETRGSGVLQVQATGSARTRSATAQVRGTMHLPEGISTVPASVLGSDVALSAQIRVDRGEEIAFPQVDLDGATFRFQGDGKLDIPEKTVTGMWRLSIPSLRPFSVMTGKPVSGSIEAKGWIEGPATNPVCMAGVDGKSITWMGREIPQVLSRVLVLDAPTAPVGAVRLTVEKDGTLIQGATDFSFRNRTLEFSSMVLEAPGTHLGGELTLDIEQSSGRGNLDATSDDLSALAPLLGEAIGGSAAVSARFAWEKAHQEVSGHIEGSDLKTPFFKVGSGRMDVRIENPLHAPKGKLDLKLSGFERPGLKLDAVSLDARDSKDGFRFDMNANGNAYLPFEVKAAGSVNFEEQGAVWHVGQVSGTCLNTPFSLLTPIVLRQQKGGFTLDEFLFDVGGGSLSVKSTFDPQQVLFRADLKRIPLRGIALAQESELDATASGLLEIRGPVREPIADIQLRLDQCRIQNRFLNPNPPFDVAINAGYKDRLVKADAGVSGLSEKPTELSIQAPVGFSLSPFDLSFFEQEPIQGHLYAETTFDRLLTLIPIGDRSLSGQLTADLDLGGSLSSPQLNGTLRCDHGSLEEFKTGTILKDLEVEIEAKGRRLEIRKAGATDGEAGVIAADGWMELDHDGNYPAEIKLTLSDAVLVRRDDVTGAADGKIELLKTDRTLTVRGKLDVNRLEVNIPDRFVPETAKLEIVDVTEGGREALSGEPDPKQAQATTGSPVALSMDIEAGERAFIRGWGLDSEWKGRLSIRGTTDSPIIQGALSVIRGRYDLLDKRFDLTSGEVRFSGASPPSPRIELEAESKITDGTAYVRISGSLSSPTITFRSDPPLPEDEIVARLLFGRGITQITPLQALRLAQALRSLSGGDNRKLDLLSRTRNFLGLDQLDLRGGEGSVGDAAVGVGKYLTEDIYVDLEKGLAEATGKVTVTMELTPNITLESEAGAEAGAGIGINWKLDY, encoded by the coding sequence ATGAACATAAAACGGGCCATCGGATGGACCGTCGGGGGTTTGGCCGCAGCCGTGCTGATCCTGACGGCCCTTTACGCGATCCTGCAAACGCCCTCCGCCAAGAAGGTCATCTGCTCAACTCTATCCGGCTTATTGAGTTCGAAACCCCATGCAGAGGTGCAAATAGAAGGATTACAGGGGCGAATTCCATCTGACGTTCGAATAGAACGTATCTCCTTAGGCGATGAGCAAGGGCCGTGGTGCGTGTTTCACGATATTCATCTCGAGTGGTCACCGTTGGACCTGTTATGGGGGCGGGTACGGATCGAGGCCTTGGAGGCGGCCCGGGTGGAGATCTTTCGCAAGCCGTCGAAAAGTGAAACAAAAGAGGAGCAAAAAGCGCTCGATCCCTTCTCCGTGATGGATGATCTCTCGCTCGTAACAGTCGAGCGGTTCAACATAGCTGAGATTCACCTGCACCAGGCCGTTCTTAACGAAGAAGGAGTTTTCAAGGTAGAGGGAGAATTCCCAGGCGCCCGTGCAAAAACGGGAACCGTCGGATCTCTTCAAGTTCGGCGAATCGATCCCGGCTCGGATACGTTGTTGAAATGGACGGTCGAAGGAACGGATCGGCCCCGTGTGTTCAATACGAGCCTGACGTTCGAGGAATCTCCCGGTGGCTGGGTGTCGACCCTGCTTGGACTCGAAAAGAACGAAAGCCTGTCGCTCATGCTTCGAGGGAGCGGCGGACCGGATGTTTGGAACGGGGATCTGAGAGCATCTTTCGGGAAATTCGGTTCCATCGAGTCCGAAGTGAACGCTTCGTTGGAACCTGTTTTCAGCGTGTCCACGGAAGGATCGACGATCCCCGGACAGTCCATTATCCCGTCTGACTTGAAAGTATTGATCGGACCTGAAATCCGCTTCTCCGCCGAGGCCCGATTGGAGCCCGACCGGGCGGAACTCATCCATCGGGCCCAGTTCGATATAGACGCCGGCCGTTTGAGCCTCGATGGGGAGTTTCAATATCGAACACATGAACTTCACACGAACGCGTCTTTAAGCGTAGACGATTTAAATGTGATCCAGCCGTTGCTTCAGGTTCCCATCAGCGGATCCTTGACGGCTCGAACGCGGGTGGAAGGATTTCTTTCAGCCTCCGTGGCGGACATCTCCGTCCGCGCGACGGACGTCAAGATTGGGGACGCAGGAATCCACGACTTCGAAACGGATTTCAGGCTGCGATCCCTGATTCCGTCCGACCGGGCGGGACGGGGAATTCGCATCGTCGGAAAGGGACTGGCCGAAGGACTGACAGGTTCATTGGAGTCTCCTCTTCTGCTGGATTCCGTTGAATGGCAATGGGGGGCGGACGTCCGTTCGGGCCGGGAAGTACTCCTCGACTTTTTGTCAATCAAGAGCAGGAACCATTCCGTGCAACTGGCCGGAACGATCGACCCATCGGAGCCGAGCGGCTCTATCGTCGGAGTGGGCCGGGTCGAGAACCTGGAAACCCTCTCCGGATGGCTCGGCATCGAGACACGAGGTTCCGGCGTATTACAGGTCCAAGCGACCGGTTCCGCCCGAACCCGTTCAGCCACGGCCCAAGTCAGAGGGACGATGCACCTGCCGGAAGGGATATCGACCGTACCGGCATCGGTCTTAGGTTCCGACGTGGCACTCTCCGCTCAAATCCGGGTAGACAGGGGTGAAGAAATCGCTTTTCCCCAAGTGGACCTGGATGGCGCCACGTTTCGGTTTCAGGGAGACGGCAAATTGGACATACCGGAAAAAACGGTCACCGGAATGTGGCGTCTGTCGATTCCATCGCTGAGACCGTTTTCGGTCATGACGGGAAAACCGGTCTCGGGATCCATCGAGGCCAAAGGCTGGATCGAAGGCCCGGCGACCAATCCCGTGTGCATGGCCGGAGTCGATGGAAAGTCCATTACCTGGATGGGCAGAGAGATTCCACAGGTCCTGTCCCGGGTCCTAGTCCTTGACGCCCCCACCGCACCTGTGGGCGCCGTGCGGTTAACCGTGGAAAAGGACGGGACCCTCATTCAAGGCGCGACCGATTTTTCTTTTAGAAACAGGACGTTGGAATTCTCGTCGATGGTTTTGGAGGCTCCAGGGACTCACCTGGGCGGTGAGCTCACGCTGGATATCGAGCAATCCTCGGGCCGGGGAAATCTCGATGCAACCTCGGATGACCTTTCGGCGCTGGCGCCGTTGCTGGGCGAAGCCATTGGAGGAAGCGCCGCGGTTTCCGCCCGGTTCGCATGGGAAAAGGCCCATCAGGAGGTCTCGGGCCACATCGAGGGGAGCGATTTAAAGACGCCTTTCTTCAAGGTTGGGAGCGGTCGAATGGACGTCCGGATCGAGAATCCGCTCCATGCTCCAAAGGGCAAGCTTGATCTGAAGCTTTCCGGGTTCGAAAGACCGGGCTTGAAATTGGATGCCGTTTCCCTGGATGCGCGGGACTCGAAAGACGGTTTTCGCTTTGACATGAACGCCAATGGCAATGCCTACCTTCCTTTCGAGGTCAAGGCCGCAGGGAGCGTGAATTTCGAAGAACAGGGAGCCGTATGGCATGTCGGGCAGGTGAGTGGGACCTGCTTGAACACTCCGTTTTCGCTCTTGACGCCTATCGTCCTGCGGCAACAAAAGGGCGGCTTCACGCTCGATGAATTCCTGTTCGATGTGGGAGGAGGCTCCCTCAGTGTCAAGTCCACGTTCGATCCCCAACAGGTGCTGTTCAGGGCCGATTTGAAACGAATTCCCCTAAGAGGAATCGCTCTGGCGCAGGAATCGGAGCTGGATGCCACAGCCTCCGGATTGCTCGAAATTCGGGGTCCGGTTCGTGAGCCGATCGCAGACATTCAACTTCGGCTGGACCAGTGCCGCATTCAGAACCGTTTCCTAAACCCGAATCCGCCGTTTGACGTTGCGATCAACGCCGGTTACAAAGACCGGCTTGTGAAAGCGGACGCCGGCGTATCGGGCCTCTCCGAAAAACCGACGGAGCTGAGCATCCAGGCGCCCGTCGGATTCTCTCTCTCGCCCTTTGATTTATCGTTCTTCGAGCAGGAGCCCATCCAGGGTCACCTGTACGCAGAGACGACCTTCGATCGGCTCCTTACCCTGATTCCGATCGGGGATCGATCGCTCTCCGGGCAACTCACAGCAGATCTGGACCTCGGAGGAAGTCTCTCTTCGCCCCAACTTAACGGGACCCTTCGTTGCGATCATGGTTCGCTGGAGGAATTCAAAACAGGCACGATCCTCAAAGACCTGGAAGTGGAAATCGAGGCGAAAGGCCGTCGGCTCGAAATCCGGAAGGCCGGCGCCACGGACGGTGAAGCGGGCGTGATCGCCGCCGACGGATGGATGGAGTTGGACCACGACGGCAACTACCCCGCCGAGATAAAGCTCACCTTGTCCGACGCCGTGTTGGTGCGGCGAGACGATGTCACAGGCGCTGCGGACGGCAAGATCGAGCTGCTTAAGACGGACCGGACGCTCACCGTGCGCGGCAAACTGGATGTAAACAGGCTGGAAGTCAATATCCCGGACCGGTTTGTGCCCGAAACAGCCAAACTGGAGATCGTCGATGTAACCGAGGGGGGACGCGAAGCTCTCTCCGGTGAACCCGACCCAAAACAAGCGCAAGCCACCACCGGTTCTCCGGTAGCCCTCTCCATGGATATCGAGGCCGGCGAACGCGCCTTCATACGCGGTTGGGGCCTCGATTCCGAATGGAAGGGCCGGTTGAGCATAAGGGGCACTACGGACAGCCCGATCATCCAAGGCGCCCTATCCGTGATACGAGGGCGTTACGATCTTCTGGACAAGCGCTTCGACCTCACTAGCGGTGAAGTACGCTTTTCCGGAGCGTCCCCGCCATCCCCGAGGATCGAGCTGGAGGCGGAATCCAAGATCACCGATGGAACCGCTTATGTGAGGATTTCGGGAAGCCTTTCTTCGCCCACCATTACGTTTCGATCCGATCCTCCCTTACCTGAAGATGAGATCGTTGCCCGGCTCCTTTTCGGTCGTGGAATTACGCAAATCACGCCGTTACAGGCGCTGAGGCTCGCTCAAGCCTTGCGGTCTCTTTCGGGCGGGGACAACCGCAAGCTCGATCTGTTGAGCCGAACACGGAATTTCCTGGGCCTGGACCAGTTGGATCTGCGGGGGGGAGAAGGGAGCGTGGGCGACGCGGCAGTGGGTGTAGGAAAGTATCTGACGGAAGACATTTACGTGGATCTGGAGAAAGGATTGGCGGAGGCCACGGGGAAAGTTACCGTTACGATGGAATTAACTCCGAACATCACGTTGGAGAGCGAGGCGGGAGCCGAGGCCGGCGCCGGGATCGGCATCAATTGGAAGCTTGATTACTAA
- a CDS encoding PKD domain-containing protein has translation MKSFRTICQEIGNRTAVVILLPVLIGVALAGAIPALAAEEIVSTYRRVGPRIDGSLGLFEWRGLHTAAFENGFVAVCNDATRLYLLVDVLEDDVEDPRTESSSGDCISIAVDTDRDGIRTPFTDVHYHFQSGSYSLERNEYGMAGTLVPPEITYLRSSVAAGFGCFSGDNTEILYRYPLAPVCNEHRIFEIAIDLEEIGDQVYDISPDDPVRLGLRVVSLNPDVDEYFPSGWSSDFEDMLEVILAVPDDLEPADPDASLRFEELPWAVEVTQAVQDRINSLRLVEHKDTVARVYVQARRTDTPQPVNVYLYGKREGVQLPGSPISMNFMAPADIDRDRLHGTANFLLPEFWTEGVVEFRARLLDAFGYDASSDAFTVLFEPKKVPVYWIVPINSGTEAAPDLPHETTIAESESYLKTIFPIYDVRFVRRSWRDIGALDRVVEGAYVHDVLDMLDDLWAAAFVAWMYSEMTDPYNTFECPEQIYGFLADGVSGQSRPVRSGGSGAAAVGTGGSNRDTTMAHEFDHNLDRSVPGSWGRHVCNPDLAYDRDWGCNADGCDPVWPWTNDGIQETGFDTRLPWIDGLENISDHGQPFTVMPAGSNEYPDLMSYCSAGFYVPEDMTSYYAKPTRWISIYRWETLFDFFPAAEDDDSAGSPGSIRPMCYFSGTVFKNGKGMLDPVFVQPGLETKGLRPGAYRVEALGTGGQVLFSVPFHAEFETEDGLQLDKASFRFQVPRKDGIAKIVLKKKQTVLDVISVSKHAPKVDILSPAGGEVLKEAGTVFWKAHDEDGDALRYVILYSPNKGKSWHPVKWGLEKEMYRVYSSDLPGGDEALFRVLATDGFNTVYADTKGTFAVPGKGPSAFITRPQTGSRFESGELVSFEGYAQDLEDPEIPGTSCLWSLGGKVLGRGKKLTAQLPDGVHEIQLTVSDSDENAVTETVTIAVGTDNLPKQLASIVQYKHE, from the coding sequence ATGAAGTCATTTCGAACGATTTGTCAGGAGATCGGCAACCGGACGGCGGTGGTCATCCTGCTGCCGGTCCTGATCGGCGTGGCCCTGGCCGGAGCGATTCCCGCTTTGGCAGCCGAGGAAATCGTTTCCACGTATCGCCGCGTGGGTCCCCGTATCGACGGAAGCCTCGGGCTGTTCGAGTGGCGGGGTCTGCATACGGCGGCCTTTGAAAACGGATTCGTGGCGGTGTGCAACGACGCCACGAGGCTGTATCTGCTTGTGGACGTGCTCGAGGACGACGTCGAGGATCCCCGGACCGAATCGTCTTCGGGCGACTGTATCTCCATCGCGGTGGACACGGACCGGGACGGCATCCGAACCCCCTTTACGGACGTGCACTATCATTTCCAGTCCGGCAGTTACAGCCTCGAGCGAAACGAATACGGCATGGCGGGAACCCTGGTTCCGCCGGAAATCACGTACCTTCGCTCGAGCGTGGCCGCCGGATTCGGCTGCTTTTCCGGGGACAACACCGAAATCCTCTATCGCTATCCCTTGGCCCCCGTGTGCAACGAGCACCGCATCTTCGAGATCGCCATCGACCTCGAGGAGATCGGCGACCAGGTGTACGACATCAGCCCGGACGATCCCGTGCGTCTGGGCCTCCGCGTGGTCTCGCTGAATCCCGATGTGGACGAGTATTTCCCTTCCGGCTGGTCTTCCGATTTCGAGGACATGCTCGAGGTCATTCTGGCCGTGCCGGACGATCTCGAGCCGGCCGATCCCGACGCATCCCTGCGATTCGAAGAACTGCCCTGGGCCGTCGAGGTCACCCAGGCCGTCCAGGACCGGATCAACAGCCTGCGCCTGGTCGAGCACAAGGATACCGTGGCCCGGGTGTACGTCCAGGCCCGCCGTACGGACACCCCGCAGCCGGTCAACGTGTACCTGTACGGAAAGCGGGAAGGCGTCCAACTGCCCGGATCGCCTATTTCCATGAACTTTATGGCCCCTGCGGATATCGACCGGGATCGGCTCCACGGCACGGCCAACTTTTTGCTGCCCGAGTTTTGGACCGAGGGCGTGGTCGAGTTTCGGGCCCGGCTGCTGGACGCTTTTGGATACGACGCATCGAGTGACGCCTTCACCGTGCTCTTCGAGCCCAAGAAGGTCCCCGTGTATTGGATCGTACCCATCAACTCGGGAACGGAAGCGGCCCCCGACTTGCCCCATGAAACCACTATCGCGGAATCGGAGAGCTACCTCAAAACCATCTTCCCCATCTACGACGTCCGCTTCGTGCGGCGAAGCTGGAGAGACATCGGGGCCCTGGATCGCGTGGTTGAAGGGGCGTACGTGCACGACGTGCTGGACATGCTGGACGATCTGTGGGCCGCGGCCTTCGTGGCTTGGATGTATTCCGAGATGACGGACCCCTATAACACCTTCGAGTGCCCCGAACAGATCTACGGATTCCTGGCCGACGGCGTGAGCGGCCAGTCCCGACCCGTGAGGAGCGGGGGAAGCGGGGCCGCGGCCGTGGGCACGGGCGGATCCAACAGGGACACCACCATGGCCCACGAATTCGATCACAACCTCGACCGCAGCGTCCCCGGAAGCTGGGGCCGGCACGTGTGCAACCCGGATCTGGCGTACGACCGCGATTGGGGCTGCAATGCGGATGGCTGCGATCCGGTGTGGCCCTGGACCAACGACGGCATCCAGGAAACCGGCTTCGACACGCGCCTTCCCTGGATCGACGGGCTGGAAAATATTTCGGACCACGGCCAGCCGTTCACCGTCATGCCCGCGGGCTCGAACGAATATCCCGATCTCATGTCCTACTGCTCCGCCGGTTTCTATGTGCCCGAAGATATGACCAGCTATTACGCCAAGCCCACTCGATGGATATCCATCTACCGATGGGAAACGCTCTTCGACTTCTTCCCGGCCGCCGAGGACGACGATTCCGCGGGAAGTCCGGGTTCCATCCGGCCCATGTGCTACTTCTCGGGAACGGTGTTCAAGAACGGCAAAGGCATGCTCGACCCCGTGTTCGTTCAACCGGGTCTGGAAACCAAGGGGTTGAGGCCGGGAGCCTACCGCGTCGAAGCCCTGGGAACCGGAGGCCAGGTTCTGTTTTCCGTGCCTTTCCACGCCGAGTTCGAGACCGAGGACGGGCTGCAGCTCGATAAGGCCTCCTTCCGATTCCAAGTTCCCCGAAAAGACGGCATTGCCAAGATCGTGCTTAAGAAAAAGCAAACCGTACTCGACGTGATCTCCGTGTCCAAGCACGCTCCCAAAGTGGACATCCTGTCGCCGGCCGGAGGAGAAGTGTTGAAAGAAGCCGGAACGGTATTCTGGAAGGCCCACGACGAGGACGGCGACGCGCTTCGGTACGTGATCCTGTACTCTCCGAACAAGGGAAAAAGCTGGCATCCGGTTAAATGGGGCCTCGAAAAGGAAATGTACCGAGTGTACAGTTCCGATTTGCCTGGCGGCGACGAGGCCCTGTTCCGGGTGTTGGCAACGGACGGATTCAACACGGTCTACGCGGACACCAAAGGCACATTCGCGGTGCCGGGAAAAGGGCCCAGCGCCTTCATCACCCGCCCCCAAACAGGGAGCCGGTTCGAATCCGGTGAACTCGTCTCCTTCGAGGGCTATGCACAGGATCTCGAGGACCCTGAAATTCCCGGAACGTCCTGCCTCTGGTCCCTCGGTGGAAAGGTCCTGGGTCGAGGCAAGAAACTGACGGCCCAACTTCCCGACGGCGTGCATGAGATCCAACTGACCGTGTCCGACAGCGACGAGAACGCCGTCACCGAAACCGTGACCATCGCCGTGGGCACGGACAACCTTCCGAAGCAACTGGCTTCCATCGTTCAGTACAAGCACGAGTAG
- a CDS encoding molybdopterin-dependent oxidoreductase — MRVAFRTCPICEATCGLEITVRGDRVVRIAGDPEDVLSRGHLCPKGPALKELHEDPDRLERPLVRHGDGWKEASWEEALVRVERGLGPILESRGRDAVGIYWGNPIAHNLSAALYLRYVVKALGSKNVYSASTVDQMPKQTACGLLFGSATAVPVPDLDRTDLLMILGANPLVSGGSLCTAPDMAGRLKALRDRGGKLIVVDPVRTRTAKMANEHVAVRPAKDPYLLFGMVHTLFEESLVSPGRLAEHINGVDTLRDLARPYSPEVVAPACGVEADVIRRLAREVANAPKAAVYGRIGTCTVEFGTITSWLIDVINILTGNLDRAGGVLFPEAAHTRLKTGPGGKGFVTGRWRSRVRSFPEVNGELPIATLADEIETPGDGRVRGLITVAGNPVLTTVNSHRLDAALASLDFMVSVDFYLNETTRHAEVILPPPSILRQSHYDLFLYPFAVRNTANYSPPMFQLGPDEPDMWEILLKLALILGGKGAGADHRALDDDLLAQTVKAAVKDRRFNTGERNESEIHEMLGNRRGPERTLDLMLRTGPYGDAFGANPDGLSLKTLEDRPHGMDLGPLRPSVPQIIQTPSGKIELAPRPIIEDLTRLEASFPAAAEEGILLVGRRNLRSMNSWLHNLPGPAKGKHPCTLRIHPRDAGRLGLEDGGEAKVTSSVGSVRARVEITDDIRMGVVSLPHGWGHDLPGTRCAVARKHPGVNSNILTDDQRLDPLAVWALHT, encoded by the coding sequence ATGCGGGTGGCGTTTCGGACCTGCCCCATTTGCGAGGCCACGTGCGGACTCGAAATCACCGTGCGGGGCGACCGGGTCGTCCGCATCGCCGGGGACCCCGAGGATGTTCTGAGCCGGGGACATTTGTGTCCCAAGGGACCGGCGCTCAAAGAGTTGCACGAGGACCCGGACCGCTTGGAACGCCCGTTGGTGCGGCACGGGGACGGATGGAAGGAAGCGTCCTGGGAGGAAGCGTTAGTCCGGGTGGAACGGGGTCTCGGCCCCATTCTCGAGAGCCGGGGCCGGGACGCGGTGGGGATCTATTGGGGAAATCCCATTGCCCACAACCTGTCCGCCGCATTGTACCTGCGGTACGTGGTGAAGGCCCTGGGATCCAAGAACGTCTATTCCGCGAGCACGGTGGACCAGATGCCCAAACAAACGGCTTGCGGTCTTTTGTTTGGAAGCGCCACGGCCGTGCCGGTCCCGGACTTGGACCGCACGGATCTCTTGATGATCCTCGGCGCCAATCCCCTGGTGTCCGGAGGAAGCTTGTGCACGGCTCCGGACATGGCGGGCCGCCTGAAAGCGCTTCGGGATCGAGGCGGAAAACTGATCGTAGTGGATCCCGTTCGCACCCGCACCGCCAAAATGGCGAACGAGCATGTCGCCGTGCGGCCCGCTAAGGATCCGTACCTGTTGTTCGGCATGGTGCATACGCTGTTCGAAGAGAGCCTCGTCTCGCCGGGACGTTTGGCGGAACACATCAACGGCGTGGACACCCTGCGGGACCTTGCGCGGCCATACTCCCCCGAGGTCGTAGCACCCGCATGCGGGGTGGAGGCCGACGTGATCCGGCGCCTGGCGCGGGAAGTGGCGAACGCGCCCAAAGCCGCTGTCTACGGGCGCATCGGCACGTGCACCGTCGAGTTCGGAACCATTACCTCGTGGCTTATTGACGTAATCAACATCCTCACCGGCAATCTGGATCGCGCCGGAGGCGTCCTGTTTCCGGAAGCGGCCCACACCCGGCTCAAAACGGGACCGGGCGGAAAGGGCTTCGTGACGGGCCGTTGGCGTAGCCGGGTGAGGAGTTTCCCCGAAGTCAACGGCGAACTCCCCATAGCCACACTGGCCGACGAGATCGAAACGCCGGGGGACGGCCGGGTCCGGGGCCTGATTACGGTGGCCGGAAACCCGGTGCTCACAACGGTAAACAGCCATCGACTGGACGCGGCGTTGGCCTCGCTGGACTTCATGGTGAGCGTCGACTTCTATCTCAACGAAACCACGCGGCATGCCGAAGTGATTCTGCCTCCGCCCTCCATTTTGCGGCAAAGCCACTATGATCTGTTCCTGTATCCCTTTGCCGTCAGAAATACGGCGAACTATTCGCCCCCCATGTTCCAACTCGGTCCCGACGAACCGGACATGTGGGAAATCCTGCTGAAATTGGCCCTGATTCTGGGCGGCAAAGGGGCCGGGGCGGATCACCGCGCCTTGGACGATGACTTGCTGGCCCAGACGGTGAAAGCCGCCGTCAAGGATCGCCGATTCAATACGGGTGAACGCAACGAATCGGAAATCCACGAGATGCTCGGCAACCGCAGGGGACCGGAACGCACCCTGGACCTGATGCTCCGCACGGGGCCTTACGGAGACGCCTTTGGCGCCAATCCCGACGGCCTTTCCCTGAAAACCCTCGAGGACCGTCCTCACGGGATGGACCTCGGCCCTCTGCGGCCCAGCGTTCCCCAGATCATCCAAACACCCTCGGGAAAGATCGAGCTGGCGCCCCGACCTATCATCGAGGACCTGACGCGCCTCGAGGCGTCTTTCCCTGCCGCCGCTGAAGAAGGAATCCTGCTCGTGGGTCGTCGGAACCTGCGTTCCATGAACTCGTGGCTGCACAACCTGCCCGGTCCGGCCAAAGGCAAGCATCCCTGCACGCTTCGCATACACCCGCGGGACGCCGGGCGTCTCGGACTCGAGGACGGCGGCGAGGCCAAGGTGACTTCGAGCGTGGGCTCCGTCCGGGCGCGAGTCGAAATTACGGATGACATACGCATGGGCGTAGTGAGCCTGCCCCACGGCTGGGGCCATGACCTTCCGGGGACCCGGTGCGCCGTGGCCCGGAAGCATCCGGGCGTGAACAGCAACATTCTCACGGACGACCAGCGCCTGGATCCGCTGGCAGTTTGGGCACTTCACACCTGA